One part of the Nymphalis io chromosome 22, ilAglIoxx1.1, whole genome shotgun sequence genome encodes these proteins:
- the LOC126777114 gene encoding vacuolar protein sorting-associated protein 28 homolog — MQDTRPELYEEVKLYRNAREREKHDNMAELYAVVSTLQHLEKAYMRDCVRAQEYTAACSRLLVQYRVAFKQVQGDEFPTIESFVTKFRLDCPAALERIRENKPNLIKDDKGNTNKYIAEIVSLYITLMDKLRLELRAMDMIQPELRDLKDTMDRLAMLPEDFEGKLKVQEWLDKLTEMSASDELSESQVRQLVFDLETSYGAFNKFLHKD; from the exons atgcAAG ACACTAGGCCTGAACTATACGAAGAGGTGAAGCTATATAGAAATGCAAGGGAACGAGAAAA GCATGACAATATGGCTGAGTTATATGCAGTGGTTAGCACACTTCAACATCTTGAAAAGGCATATATGAGGGACTGTGTCCGTGCTCAAGAGTACACTGCAGCTTGTAGCCGATTGCTTGTGCAGTACAGAGTCGCCTTTAAGCAGGTGCAGGGTGATGAGTTTCCAACAATTGAGTCCTTTGTCACTAAATTTAGG ctTGACTGCCCAGCAGCTTTAGAGAGGATAAGAGAAAATAAACCAAACCTAATCAAAGATGACAAAGGCAACACCAACAAGTACATCGCTGAAATTGTTTct CTATACATCACACTCATGGACAAGCTGCGCCTAGAGCTGCGTGCAATGGATATGATACAGCCAGAGTTGCGTGATCTCAAGGACACGATGGATCGCCTTGCCATGCTGCCCGAGGACTTTGAAGGAAAACTCAAG gtacaAGAATGGCTGGACAAGTTAACAGAGATGTCTGCTTCGGATGAACTCTCAGAGAGTCAAGTTCGGCAGCTCGTGTTTGACCTGGAAACTTCATATGGAGCCTTTAATAAATTCCTTCACAAGGATTAA
- the LOC126777099 gene encoding uncharacterized protein LOC126777099 isoform X1 — protein MKHLRKVRNIVIILLAIVYNEECTRNNFQNIDEKYYIVSEAYRVAKILFIQGRTNYDSLKKASLYVMNTFLDLVHIMNNEMAKELRGAVIKFYKIKYFHDFTNYVISLEEATDLIDHCLIDPVEKIDNIRKQFHEVINNFEDVRQFDTVNKCIDELPDEVAAAHCILHQAVLFNETMQESLMSIVEIKTYQHAKKMNASIYEVQTCLNDLVPYFFEQLLVESYTDKCKFLRVINSSIEDLLKDKWRNNTNTQFPKKWSPLVGFLKEKSFSTLRNIQQSLFVTLLSTNLTSLDILKTLYS, from the exons atgaaGCATTTACGTAAAGTAAGAAATATAGTAATCATTTTACTTGCAATAGTTTACAATGAAGAG tgtacgagaaataattttcaaaatatagatgaaaaatattacatagtCTCAGAAGCGTACAGAGTGGCTAAAATCCTATTTATCCAAGGTCGCACAAACTACGACAGCTTAAAAAAAGCATCCCTATACGTGATGAACACATTTTTAGATCTAGTGCACATCATGAATAATGAAATGGCCAAAGAGTTGAGAGGTGccgtcataaaattttataaaattaaatattttcacgaCTTCACCAATTACGTGATAAGTTTAGAAGAG GCGACAGATTTAATAGATCACTGTCTCATTGACCCTGTCGAGAAAATAGACAATATACGAAAACAGTTTCACGAAGTCATTAATAACTTCGAGGATGTCAGGCAATTTGACACGGTCAATAAATGTATTGACGAACTTCCAGATGAAGTTGCAGCTGCTCATTGTATCTTGCACCAAGCTGTTCT TTTCAATGAAACCATGCAAGAGAGCCTAATGTCCATCGTggaaataaaaacttatcagCATGCGAAAAAGATGAATGCATCCATCTACGAGGTGCAGACTTGCTTAAACGATTTAGTACCATATTTCTTCGAACAATTGCTCGTGGAATCTTATACAG ATAAATGTAAATTTCTGAGAGTGATAAACTCTTCAATCGAGGatctattaaaagataaatggcGAAACAATACAAATACACAGTTCCCTAAGAAATGGAGCCCTCTGGTTGGATTCCTTAAAgagaa ATCCTTTTCAACGCTAAGGAATATACAGCAGTCCTTGTTTGTAACTCTATTATCTACAAATTTAACTTCTTTGGATATTCTCAAGACTTTGTACTCCTAA
- the LOC126777099 gene encoding uncharacterized protein LOC126777099 isoform X2 — MNNEMAKELRGAVIKFYKIKYFHDFTNYVISLEEATDLIDHCLIDPVEKIDNIRKQFHEVINNFEDVRQFDTVNKCIDELPDEVAAAHCILHQAVLFNETMQESLMSIVEIKTYQHAKKMNASIYEVQTCLNDLVPYFFEQLLVESYTDKCKFLRVINSSIEDLLKDKWRNNTNTQFPKKWSPLVGFLKEKSFSTLRNIQQSLFVTLLSTNLTSLDILKTLYS, encoded by the exons ATGAATAATGAAATGGCCAAAGAGTTGAGAGGTGccgtcataaaattttataaaattaaatattttcacgaCTTCACCAATTACGTGATAAGTTTAGAAGAG GCGACAGATTTAATAGATCACTGTCTCATTGACCCTGTCGAGAAAATAGACAATATACGAAAACAGTTTCACGAAGTCATTAATAACTTCGAGGATGTCAGGCAATTTGACACGGTCAATAAATGTATTGACGAACTTCCAGATGAAGTTGCAGCTGCTCATTGTATCTTGCACCAAGCTGTTCT TTTCAATGAAACCATGCAAGAGAGCCTAATGTCCATCGTggaaataaaaacttatcagCATGCGAAAAAGATGAATGCATCCATCTACGAGGTGCAGACTTGCTTAAACGATTTAGTACCATATTTCTTCGAACAATTGCTCGTGGAATCTTATACAG ATAAATGTAAATTTCTGAGAGTGATAAACTCTTCAATCGAGGatctattaaaagataaatggcGAAACAATACAAATACACAGTTCCCTAAGAAATGGAGCCCTCTGGTTGGATTCCTTAAAgagaa ATCCTTTTCAACGCTAAGGAATATACAGCAGTCCTTGTTTGTAACTCTATTATCTACAAATTTAACTTCTTTGGATATTCTCAAGACTTTGTACTCCTAA
- the LOC126777056 gene encoding actin-related protein 8, protein MSLPNHDPGPEQFQQFPSNRIIVIHPGSIYVRIGRASDLVPVKQLHCIARKRRPGGKIYRDPFVPPSVPKTKELIEELEECRLQISHTLQSCMQSNGARRYATPPQQIAAFNRRSLPETENDGEPWPQVQCEVVIGDLVLDIDPELPYNIHFPFRRGDFNLHSEVGGSISSVLNDLYSIWSSIIEYKLDIPLIELVKYRCVLLIPDIYSRSHLKYLTSLLLKDLGFGHCFLVQESVGATFGAGIGSACVVDIGDQKTAISCVEDGISHKTTRLRMDYGAGDVCQALSWMFHKSAFPYKNWNENVPRDVILMRNLYQDFCHVNLDVCGPQEKTFLVDHPGDVVNKYTLQVGDECIISPLSLFYTDLLKITGQKTTKIQNRQPSDAEDPFDAEFLRETGRKRETADPSANESQQFEAANENQPSANPDEDIVVDTLEGGPGDIVSLAPGQVLSLDAAILQSIDRCTSEELKRKMYSSILIVGGGVKVHGLNLWLQNRLALQIPYTYKTEQLEIVTSPKDIDPASTVWKGAAVMSCLESAIELWINQSEWNRYGLKILRERAPFIW, encoded by the coding sequence ATGAGTTTGCCGAATCATGATCCCGGTCCTGAACAGTTCCAACAGTTTCCTTCCAACAGGATTATTGTGATCCATCCGGGGTCAATCTATGTAAGGATAGGAAGGGCTTCCGACTTAGTACCAGTCAAGCAACTTCACTGTATCGCAAGGAAACGTCGTCCTGGGGGCAAAATATACCGAGATCCTTTCGTACCTCCTAGTGTACCAAAAACAAAAGAACTTATTGAAGAATTAGAAGAATGCCGGCTACAAATATCGCACACACTGCAGTCATGTATGCAGTCAAATGGGGCCAGGCGGTATGCGACGCCACCCCAACAAATAGCTGCTTTTAACCGCAGGTCATTACCGGAAACAGAAAACGACGGAGAACCTTGGCCTCAAGTACAGTGTGAGGTAGTCATTGGGGATTTAGTACTCGATATTGATCCTGAGTTGCCCTATAACATACATTTTCCATTCCGAAGAGGAGATTTTAATTTACACTCGGAAGTTGGTGGATCTATTTCTTCTGTCTTAAATGATCTTTATTCTATTTGGAGTTCCATTATTGAATACAAGCTGGACATACCTCTCATAGAACTTGTTAAGTATCGGTGTGTATTGCTCATTCCAGATATATACTCTAGAAGTCATTTAAAATACCTAACTTCTTTATTACTTAAAGATTTAGGATTTGGACACTGTTTCCTTGTGCAAGAAAGTGTTGGCGCAACTTTTGGAGCTGGAATAGGCTCAGCATGTGTTGTAGATATTGGTGACCAAAAAACTGCTATTTCATGTGTTGAAGATGGTATTTCTCATAAGACCACCAGATTAAGAATGGACTATGGTGCAGGCGATGTGTGTCAAGCATTGTCTTGGATGTTTCATAAAAGTGCATTTCCTTATAAGAACTGGAATGAGAATGTACCCAGAGATGTAATTCTTATGCGTAATCTCTATCAAGATTTTTGTCATGTAAACTTAGACGTATGTGGACCACAAGAGAAAACCTTCCTAGTCGATCATCCTGGTGATGTTGTCAACAAATATACCTTGCAAGTGGGTGATGAATGTATAATATCACCTCTTTCTTTATTCTATACAGATCTGCTTAAAATAACTGGTCAAAAAACAACAAAGATTCAAAATCGGCAGCCCAGTGATGCAGAAGACCCTTTCGATGCAGAATTTTTAAGGGAGACTGGTAGAAAACGTGAGACTGCTGACCCAAGTGCTAATGAAAGTCAACAATTTGAGGCGGCAAATGAAAATCAGCCTTCTGCAAATCCCGATGAAGATATTGTAGTGGATACATTAGAAGGGGGTCCTGGAGATATTGTATCATTAGCCCCAGGGCAGGTTTTAAGCTTAGATGCTGCAATCTTACAAAGCATAGATCGTTGCACTAGTGAAGAGCTGAAACGTAAAATGTACAGCAGTATTTTGATAGTCGGTGGTGGAGTTAAAGTTCACGGACTTAATCTATGGCTGCAAAATAGATTGGCTCTCCAAATTCCTTACACATATAAGACTGAACAATTAGAAATTGTTACCTCTCCGAAGGATATTGACCCAGCTAGTACAGTTTGGAAAGGTGCAGCCGTTATGTCTTGTTTAGAGTCAGCAATAGAACTCTGGATAAATCAGAGTGAATGGAATAGATACGGCTTAAAAATCTTGAGAGAGCGTGCTCCATTCATATGGTAA
- the LOC126777083 gene encoding XK-related protein 6 produces MPKAARKMLQNGYSKDEPDRIPNNITITNLDLIMYVVAIVGHFVDLGLDINIAVRYAISRRTMEFGWTLAFILFPAFVNTAVSIRMYSQDKQQDSISNEFTKRRWLRIFILVLQMAPILRFTDALIYAIKSRRAERKKDTTSQRLYYGLMLKEDSDAALLRIFECFLEAAPQQVLQTSLLLRQYDHLAVHQVLSICSSVVGMGWCLAAYQRAVRFAQQDKDNMSWPGTVLQTAWHFLVSLSRVISISIIAHLFPHWTVLACAVHILVMTTWLQFFDKSPFCSHNKLCEIAFSFALGSVYLFTYILPVEGRTRYRYSVFYSLCFLQNLTCAAIWYMYTDEVTGADVYFYPVLVLSVVPYMLGIMFMILYYAVFHPKTSTISDVTVSFKSDRQVAEIS; encoded by the exons ATGCCGAAAGCAGCGCGGAAGATGCTTCAAAACGGATACTCTAAAGATGAACCGGATCGTATACCGAATAACATCACAATTACAAACTTAGACCTTATTATGTATGTTGTGGCTATTGTCGGTCATTTTGTGGATTTGGGCCTGGATATAAATATTGCAGTGAGATATGCTATATCGAGGAGAACGATGGAGTTCGGATGGACACTTGCATTTATACTTTTCCCAGCATTTGTTAACACAGCGGTCTCTATAAGAAT GTATTCACAGGATAAACAACAGGATTCAATATCCAATGAGTTTACAAAAAGACGATGGTTGCGTATATTTATACTTGTTTTACAAATGGCACCTATTTTACGATTTACTGATGCCttaat cTATGCAATAAAGTCGAGACGGGCTGAACGAAAGAAGGATACAACATCACAACGCTTGTATTATGGGTTGATGCTCAAGGAAGATTCCGATGCTGCACTGCTAAGGATTTTTGAGTGCTTCCTTGAAGCAGCACCGCAGCAAGTTCTCCAGACGAGCTTACTGCTGCGACAATATGACCATTTAGCAG TGCACCAGGTGCTGTCAATATGCTCGTCGGTGGTGGGCATGGGGTGGTGCCTGGCGGCCTACCAGCGAGCGGTGCGCTTCGCTCAGCAGGACAAGGACAACATGAGCTGGCCCGGAACTGTGCTGCAGACAGCCTGGCACTTTCTTGTTTCAT TAAGTCGCGTGATCTCCATATCGATAATCGCCCACCTGTTCCCCCACTGGACGGTGCTCGCCTGCGCGGTGCACATCCTAGTGATGACAACGTGGCTTCAGTTCTTCGATAAATCTCCTTTCTGCTCCCACAACAAGCTATGTGAGATAGCATTCTCCTTCGCTCTTGGATCCGTTTACCTGTTTACATATATCCTACCAGTGGAGGGCAGGACGAGGTACCGTTACTCTGTGTTCTATTCACTATGTTTCTTACAGAATTTAACATGTGCAGCCATATGGTACATGTATACGGACGAAGTGACCGGGGCTGACGTTTACTTTTATCCAGTTTTGGTTCTAAGCGTTGTCCCATATATGCTGGGTATCATGttcatgatattatattatgcagTATTCCATCCGAAGACCAGTACAATATCAGATGTGACGGTTTCATTTAAATCTGATAGACAGGTCGCTGAAATCAGCTAA